GATATGTTATCTTTCAGAATCTGCCATTTCTTGGTAGAATTAGCAAAAGTTGTATAGATGCGCTGGATGATTCCAAAGAAATCCTTAGCTTTACCACAAGTCTTAGCCATATCACAAAGTGTTAAATTAAGGCTATGGCAACCACAAGCAGAATAGAAAGCACAAGGATTTACATCCAAAAGTTTCTTTTTTACCCCTTTATGTTTCCCTTTCATATTTGACCCATTATCATAACCTTGTCCTCTCACATCATCTATATCAAGACCAAGGAGCTTTAGTTCATTCTCTAGCACATCAAAAAGTCCTTGCCCAGTTGTATCATTGACATCCAAAAATCCTATAAAGGATTCTTCTACGCGAACATCACTTGAAGATGAGTCAACATATCTTATAATTAAAGACATTTGTTCTTGGTGGCTTGCATCAGGAGTACAATGGTGGCTTGCATCAGGAGTACAATCAAGTATGACAGAGAAGTACTTTGCactctttattttcttaataattTCAGACTTAATAGCAGAAGCAAGCAAATGtatcaactcattctgaatCTTAAAATCAAGATAATGAGCTTGAGTTTCCTTACTTGTAATATGACGAACATGTTCTTGAATAATTGGATCAAATTAAGCCAACATCTCTACCAATCCCAAGAAATTCCCATTGCTATCTTCATACATTTTGCTATTAGTCCCACGAAAAACTAGATTATGCTTGGCAAGAAATTTAACAATGCAAACAATTCAGAACAAAACTTTTCTCCAATGGTCCTTTTCTTTCTCGAGTTGTCGTTGAGCACCTTTATCAATAGTTTGATCCTTTTGCAATCTACTACGTAACTCATACCAAGTTGTCATACTCAAAACATGATTTGGACTTGTCTCATGCTCTTTAAGTCTAATACCAAGATGTATCCAATCATTAAACCCCTCATTTTCCAACTGACCTTTTCGATGGCCTTTTGTAAATAATTTACAACCAAAGCAAAAGACCCTGTCGAGTTCCTTAGACAAGCCAATCTCTATCACAATGCTCCCCATTTGATAAAATTCTTGTATAGAATAGTGCAGAAAACCTTCTAGAATATCTATCCTTAGGACCTTTCGTAATTGATAAATCTCTTCTAGGGCCCTTTTGTGCTAAAATATCAATTTGTTTATGATCAAGGGAATCCCAATATCTAGGATCAAATATATCAGGCTGAAAGAAATCATTAACATCTGCAACAATATTGTCATAATTAACTTCCTCAACCCCAACAATATTTTCTGTCTCTATCTGACCATCTGTAGCATCATTGTCATCATTATTATCAAGCGCAGCTCCCTGTCCCTGACCAAGTGATTGATTATCGGTGGACTCTTTTCTaacaaatttatccatagcaCTTTTTTGAGATTGAGTTAAATCCTcaattctttgttttttcttacgCTTTTGGTAACCAGATTCATACTTTCTAGACCGATTTGCAAAAGACATGACTACAACCTCAAATTGGAACACTAGATAATCCAGAACCAGAACAAAAATAACCGAACACCTAGATTAATTAATATTATATTAGTCACCCATCAATATTgattaaaatattgaaaatttaTTGGATCAAATTAGTATACCTGGAGTGATCGATCACAATTGACAGACCGATTGACGAATACCGGTGTCGATCTCGATTCGTGACGCCGCACGGTACACGCCCACACGCAGGACGCAGCGGTAGTGGGTACTAGCGCACCGGAGTCCGGAGGCCGGAGCTGACAGACGGACACGAGTTGCGGCCTGCGGCGACTACGCCACGAGCGAACAAGGCAGGGCACTAGGGTAGCGAGCCAGGCAGCCAGCGATGGGCGACAAAGGGACACAGGCGAGGCGTCACGCCGTCAGAGGACACGGCGATGGGCCACAATCTATAATCTATTCAATTTTCTCCTATCATCTATCGGAATTCTGATGGACTCCTGTCAAGCAGGCTGGCAGCCTGGCAGGGCGTCAGGTACTCAGGTTCCTAGAGTCATGGGCTCCTACGAAACAACAGGCATGCGAAACAATTATGCCCAGGCCTGCTACTGCCTAATGCCTATACCTACAGAAGGTGCGCTccttgggggggggggctccAATTTTGGGGGCCCTGTTCATGCGCACCGCTCGCACATGCTCAGGCTCGGCCCTGGCTTTCCTAGCCACACCTAATCGGCTATTGTTCTTGGTGGGATAGGCTAGGAAGCCTGCACGTTGTGCCACCTTTTAGAACACTAGTAGAAACACTATTGTTTCTTTCCCTTTGCTAACTTGGATGTTATCGTGGTAATAATTCAAATACAATGTTTGTTATTTCTTCCCAGTACTCCCATGTGATGCTCCAAATTTGATATGTTATGTTACTCTTCTAGTTTGTTATTTTGTATTCTCCTATGATGCTCCAAATTTGATATGTTATGTTACTCTTCTAGTTTGTTATTTTGTATTCTCCTATTTGAGATGAGATATATTCCTAATGTTGCACTCATAAGCTTCTTCCACTGCTGTTGGGAAGGTTATTCTTTTCTAATTTTAGTTGTCATGGATGTCAGGTTGTCTTAGCCCTTGGTTTTGTCGAGGTTCATGACAAATCTATTGTCCGGAATAGTTGTAATGGTCCTGGCAAGGAGCTGAGCAGACTTATTCAAAAGCTGTGCGCGGATAAAAGAATTGATTGTTCAAGATGATGATCTTAAATCTGTCATTGAGGAGAAACTTGTTAGTATATTCCCTTAAAGCCTTAATtgtttcatttattttatatGATCAATGTGACACGAATTCTTATGTTGGTATCATTTTCAGGAGGTCAAATGCTACACCAAATCATCAACTGGTGCTGATAGCCTTGATGATTTATACTGTTGCATGAATTTATTCCTCAAGAACTGGACAATTTAACTGAAGAGTACTATCTTCCAGTGAGCATGGGACTGCAAAGGGCCTTAAAATTATTTGGGGTCAATGTCTCACCAGTAAAGGTACATGTTCCCACACATGTCCGTGTCAACCATTATAAGTACACAATATTTATTTCTGCTCAAATCATTATAAGTAGTATGCGTCTCTTCAACCTTAGGACTTAGGACTTACTGATGCATTTGTCCATGCCATCAAAAGTAGAGTCTAGGCCATTTGATGCACTTCTTTTAATCTTCATTAACATTTGCTCCGTACTTATTTGGGATTGTTGGTAGATTATGCAGTTTGGTGATATTTCAGGCATTTTGTTATTTGAGTTTTTTCAACCATATGTGCACTAGTAGTTTGATTTTGTTAAATTTTATCAACAAGCATTTTTTAATTTAAGATAGGCAGAACTTTCATATACTTTTTTGTATCTTGACAAAACTTGAGGTTACTTCAGCGTTTGTGCCAAGAATCTTCCGAAAGTCGTTCGATTCTCGTATTTTTGGGATTGGTGAATTAATTGAAGACAACATGGTCTATGCGCGAGTGGCTGTAAAGGTTCTTGTTCCTCAGTCTCAACGTGAATTTGATTTCTTCGAGGTTGTGAATATTCTGAATTCATTTACTATAAATTGAGTATCCATTGCTATAGGGGTAATTGATAAATGTATGCATCCTTTGTACAGGTGCTTTCCAGTGAGTTAGCTAAACTGGCAGCTAGGATAGTAAAATATAAGGCAGAATCAGGGGAAGCTATCAGTGTGCATGACAAAGAAATCATACTCGGAGTCATTGAATACCTTTCAACTGTTCCTAAAAGGAGAGATTGCTACCTGAGGTTTCTCAATGGGGGTTCAAAAGAAGAGTTGCAGAGAATTGAACAAGAGTGTATTAGGGGGGCAAATGATAATCTAATAGACGATTGGATATTGTCAGTGACAAAGCCTTTGATGGTTGAAGATCAAGTTGATGTTGAGGAGGCTAAGAAGAAGACCGGAAAGATGGAACTCCAGAATGTTGAGGAGACAGCTCCAGAGGTTGAGGCCCTGGGCAAAAACAAATCTAGTGAGGATAAATCTGTACAAGGTGATAAGTTTGGTCTCTCCTGTCAGGATAATCAACAAATTGGTCGCTGAGATCCTCCTCTCCACCGTAATTAGCACCTCCTCAGTTCTTAGCCATGAAACTATGTCTGTATCTGGTCGGAGGGGCTTAGTGTATATTTTTCTAAACTATAAACGCATCTCTCTTAAATCCACCGTCCGTTTGAAAAGCTTTTGAACCGAGATGATGTTCACAACTGACGTACAGCGCAGTAGGCAGAAAACTATTCAAACGAATCATATTTTGCGCCTTCGATCATAACTCAAGTTGCAGTAGCCGACTCACTGTGTATCACCGTGTGTCATCACTAAGGCAAAGCAATTACATCAGCAGTATCAATTAGCTGTGCATCAGACCAGACTTGGTCTGATTCTGCAGCCTCAAATGCTGCAGTTTTCCGTTCATCACGATCCTGGGAAAACAGCCAGTCCTGATCGATGTAGTATGAGAAGTCCTGTGCTGGAGGTAAGGAGTACAATTGGCTCAGATACTTGGTATCAGGGTGAGGTTGCTTCAGATAACCTTTGTTACTCATGTAACCAGATGAAGAAACTGAAGCTATGTCTTCCGCCGAACAATGGGAGCCAGTGGTGCCATTGTTGTAGACATCTTGAGGCTTATCACGGCCTATCTCGCAAGCATTTGTGCCAAGTAGTTCTGTAGAGCTATAAGGTGCGATCTGCTGAGAATCCCGGCatatttcttctttcttggTAGGAGACACCCTTGGCAGCTTAGTTGTCTTCATATTGTGTTGTCAACATATTTGACAGAACATTTTGCAAATGAGACTCAAAAGGTTAAAATTAATAAAGTTCATACACTATACGCTTATGCTATGAAGGACTAAATGTAAATGCTCATTGGACACTATTAAAAAAGGAactaaaacagaaagaaagagggagagAAAAGGAACTCACCATGAGGAGAACTATTAGTGCTTAAGTCTTTTCGCTTGTTTATATTGTCAGACGTGAACTTCTTCTCATTATGAAAACCCAAGTCCATAAGATTATGTACCTTATTCTTTCTTGCACCAAGATTTTCATGTTTATGCTCATTTACAGTAccatttttctccatttctttctctttatttttgtattgaatctttcttttctttaaaaCACTATATCT
The genomic region above belongs to Setaria italica strain Yugu1 chromosome VI, Setaria_italica_v2.0, whole genome shotgun sequence and contains:
- the LOC105914661 gene encoding uncharacterized protein LOC105914661 encodes the protein MVYARVAVKVLVPQSQREFDFFEVLSSELAKLAARIVKYKAESGEAISVHDKEIILGVIEYLSTVPKRRDCYLRFLNGGSKEELQRIEQECIRGANDNLIDDWILSVTKPLMVEDQVDVEEAKKKTGKMELQNVEETAPEVEALGKNKSSEDKSVQGDKFGLSCQDNQQIGR